taccacttcttcctcgtgtagggtcccgcatcaagcaggagcaggcatcagtgatactgattgctccattgtggccgcaaagaatgtggttcgcagatctggtggggatgtgcttatctccgccgtggaagttaacttgtcgcagggatctgctcgAACAGGGTCctcttgttcatcaaaatctagattctctgaggctgaccgtggagattgaacgcttagtcctagccaagagaggtttctttgaaagggttattgatactctcattcaaactCATAAGCATGTTAATcgtctcatctatcataaggtgtggagagcttacttattctagtGTGAACaacgtggtttagcctggcataaggtaaggctgccaggatactttcttttctccaggaaggtctggagaagggcctttctgccagttcccttaggggacagatttcagccctatctgttttgctgcacaggAGACTCGCAGAGctcccagacgtgcaatctttcgttaaggatctgattaggatcagacgtgtgtttagatctaatgctccaccttggagtttgaatcttgttcttaaggttttgcaaaggactcagtttgagcctttgcattcggttgacatcaaattgttgtcatggaaggttttttttctattggctattgcgttggcacgcagagtttctaaaatagttgccttgcaatgtgagcctccttatctggtattccaCTCTGATAAGGCTGTCATACGTACCcgtttgggttttcttcctaaggttgtgtctgatcgcaacttcaatcaagagattgtcgttccttccttgtgtcctaatccttcttcttcgaaggattgtttacttcataattttgatgtggttcaaccttgtttgttatctactctgggaagcttaagggtctgaaggcttcttcaacttccttatcttttcggTGTTAgctgctttgcttatgagacagcgggacataaacctcctcagaggattacggctcattccactagagcagtggcttcctcttgggcctttaagaacgaggcctttatggatcagatttgtaaggcggctacctggtcctccttacataagtttgtttttgctttggctgaagcagctttttgggagaaaggttttgcaggctgtggtgccctcagattagggtccgcctctctcttACCCCTTCCATTATCatgcagtgtcctctagagcttgggtatagttttcccaacagtaaggaattatgcttacctgataatttgtttctcttctggcaccatttataccctgatatttctcctactttttcttgttcccttggcagaatgactgggatatgagtgaagtagggggagtatttaagcctttcactgagtgtctttgcctcctcctggtggccaggttcagtatttcccaacagtaaggaatgatacagtggactctcctcatacagaaggaaattaaattatcaggtaagcataatttatgttttttaacacaTTTAGAAAAACTAGGCTATTGACAGATTTACAAAAGAAGGGTGTTTTATTTCTTAATTGTtatatagtgtttttttgttgttcctAATATTAGGATAGTGATCTGTTAGAGATTTTTTACATCTGTACAATACTTGGAACTGAGATTGTTAcatgattttttaaatatttgtgtaaTTTAGCATTTCCACCCAAATaattagacagactagcattcaggtaacACTATACACACAGTAGCAAGGTCACTATAAAGGCAAGCTCCTCAATTATGTTTATTACTTGAGATACTTTATATGTCAGTATCAATGTATTATTTGCtcatgaggagtggtgctagcatttagTGCAAAACTTTATGAACAATTGAGATTAGATTCCTTAGAGAGAAATGCTTgtatagcactctttgcccagactgattGTACAGGCAagtgaaatttttattaaaatataacttttattaaaaaaatttttttttaaaagatgggtgaacacaaacatttaaaaatcacTCTATCATGAGTTGCTAAGTTATGAAAATGAACTGTGAGACCTGTTGATTATTTATGTGGCCTTtatagcatacatttattatcagtaCTCACTAATTTATATCAACCAGTCTAAACTGTATGGAGTGGTAAGTATCAAGTGGACTATGCGTATGGATGGTACTTATCTACCATAGTATGTTGGAATTATATCAGATTGCCAAATTGTGCaatttgattagaattaaattAATTCTGGATAATAATTCCTGAATCACAGGAGGGTTTGTTGTGCATGTGGATTCACCAATAGTGTGTTAGGTTACATTCAATAGGTAAGAACAGTCATATGAATGTATTCATTATGTTATGTAATGCACTGTAATCTGATTATTAAACTGTAACCAATATAAGACAAATACAGCAAAAAATTGCATGTATTACTGCAACTATTTCCATGTATAAATAAATTGCATATCTTGATGCTTGTTTTGTAATATATAGTATGTGCCTGAGTAGGCTGTTAGTGCTTGTGCTGTTGAATAGCACTTGTTTTAAGCAATCCGTATTATTTATACCAATGAAACAGTGTTTAATATTTATTGTGGCACATCAGTGTCAGTATAGTTGCACTTATTTTTTGCGTTACATTTTAGTATATTATTAGTGTGCTATGATCTGACCATGTGTTACTAAATTGTAACAATTATTTAGGTGATTATACAATAAATTGTATGTTGCACTAAATTTAATGATACTGCAGCTATTTTTCCATCACTTTTAAGTATGAATATATTGCGTATCTTGCGTGCGTTGCACCAAATTTGACAAAACTACAGGTATTTTTCCATCCCTTCTCAGTCTAAATATTTTGCGTATTTtgatgtttattttataatatataatatatgcctGAATAGGCTGTTAGTACTTGTGCTTTTAAATAGCACTTATTTTGGGCAATCAATATtttatactaacgcctagatttagagttttgcgttagaaggggtgcgttagctacgtgtgtttttttccctccgcaccttttaaacaacgctggtatttagagttgtctgaagggcagcgttaggctccaaaaagggagcgtacaggcatatttaccgccactgcaactctcaataccagcgttgcttacggacgcggccagcttcaaaaacgtgctcgtgcacgattcccccataggaaacaatggggcagtttgagctggaaaaaaacctaacacctgcaaaaaagcagcgttcagctcctaacgcagccccattgtttcctatggggaaacacttcctaagtctgcacctaacaccctaacatgaaccccgagtctaaacacccctaatcttacacttattaacccctaatctgccgtcccccgctatcgctgacccctgcatattatttttaacccctaatctgccgctccgtacaccgccgcaacctacgttatccctatgtacccctaatctgctgcccctaacaccgccgacccctacattatatttattaccccctaatctgccccccccaacgtcgccgctacctacctacacttattaacccctaatctgccgcccgggccttaccgctactataataaatgtattaacccctaatccgcctcactcccgactcaaaaaccctataataaatagtattaacccctaatctgccctccctaacatcgccgacacctaacttcaagtattaacccctaatctgccgaccggacctcgccgctactctaataaatgtattaacccctaaagctaagtctaacacccccctaagttaaatataatttaaatctaacgaaataaaataaatcttattaaataaattaatcctatttaaagctaaatacttacctgtaaaataaaccataatatagttacaatataaataataattatattgtagctattttaggatttatatttattttacaggcaactttgtatttattttaactaggtacaatagctattaaatagttatttactatttaatagttacctagttaaaataattacaaaattacctgtaaaataaatcctaacctaagttacaattaaacctaacactacactatcaataaattaattaaataaactacctacaattatctacaattaaatcaactaaactaaattacaaaaaaaaaacctaaattacaaaaacaaacaaacacaaaattacaaaaaaataaaaaaagattacaagaattttaaactaattacacctacgctaagccccctaaaaaaataacaaagccccccccaaaataaaaaaaatgccctaccctattctaaaataaaatttttacagctcttttaccttaccagtccttaaaagggccttttgcgggggaaggccccaaagaaaacagctcttttgcctgtaaaaaaacatacaatacccccccccacattgcaacccaccacccacataaccctaatctaacccaaaccccccttaaaaagacctaacactaagcccctgaagatcttcctaccttatcttcaccacgccgggtatcaccgatccgtccagaagagggtccgaagtcttcatcctatccggcaagaagaggtccagaagaggctccgaagtcttcaacctatccggcaagaagaggagatccggaccggcaaacatcttcatccaagcggcatcttctatcttcatccatccgacgaggagcggctccatcttcaagacctctggcgcggaacatcctcttctcccgacgactagacgatgaatgaaggttcctttaagggacgtcatccaagatggcgtccctcgaattccgattggctgataggattctatcagccaatcggaattaatgtagggaaaatctgccaatcagattcaagttcaatcggattggctgatccaatcagccaatcagattgagctcgcattctattggctgttccgatcagccaatagaatgcgagctcaaactaattggctgattggatcagccaatccgattgaacttgcatctgattggctgattcaatcagccaatcagatttttcctaccttaattccgattggctgatagaatcctatcagccaattggaattcgagggacgccatcttggatgacgtcccttaaggcttaaaggaaccttcattcgtcgtctagtcgtcgggagaagaggatgttccgcgccggaggtcttgaagatggagccgctcctcgtcggatggataaagatagaagatgccgcttggatgaagatgtttgccggtccggatctcctcttcttgccggataggatgaagaattcggagcctcttctggacctcttcttgctggataggctgaagacttcggaccctcttctggacggatcggtgataaccggcgtggtgaagataaggtaggaagatcttcaggggcttagtgttaggtttttaaggggggtttggattagattaggggtatgtgggtggtgggttgtaatgtgggagggtattgtatgttttttttacatgcaaaagagctgttttctttggggcatgccccgcaaaaggcccttttaagggctggtaaggtaaaagagctgtaacatttttattttagaatagggtagggcatttttttattttggggggctttgttatttttttaggggcttagagtaggtgtaattagtttaaaattcttgtaatctttttttattttttgtaatttagtgttttttttgttgtaatttagtttagttgatttaattatagataattgtaggtagtttatttaattaatttattgatagtgtagtgttaggtttaattgtaatttaggttaggatttattttactggtaattttgtaattattttaactaggtagctattaaatagttattaactatttaatagctattgtacctagttaaaataaatacaaagttgcctgtaaaataaatataaatcctaaaatagctacaatataattattatttatattgtagctatattagggtttattttacaggtaagtatttagctttaagtaggattaatttatttaataagatttattttattttgttagatttaaattatatttaacttaggggggtgttagtgttagagttagacttagctttaggggttaatacatttattagagtagcggcgaggttcggtcggcagattaagggttaatacttgaagttaggtgtcggcgatgttagggagggcagattaggggttaatactatttattatagggtttttgagtcaggagtaaggcggattaggggttaatacatttattatagtagcggtgaggtccggtcggcagattagggttaataagtgtaggtaaggtagcagcgatgttggggggggggcagattagggggtaataaatataatataggggtcggcgatgttaggggcagcagattaggggtacatagggataatgtaggttgcggcagtgtgcggtcggcagattaggggttaaaacaatttattagagtggcggcgatgtgggggggccttggtttaggggtgcataggtagtttatgggtgttagtgtactttagagcacagtagttaggagctttatgaaccggcgttagcccataaagctcttaactcctgactttttcctacagctggagtcttgtcgttagagttctaacgctcacttcagccaagactctaaataccggcgttaggaagatcccattgaaaagataggatacgcaattgacgtaaggggatctgcggtatggaaaagttgcggctggaaagtgagcgttagacccttacgagactctaaataccagcggtaggccaaaaccagcattaggaccccctaacgctggttttgacggctaacgcagaactctaaatctaggcgtaaggaaaCAATGTTTGACTTTATAGTACCCGTATTGGTATTCCGTTATATTTGGTACGTTACAAATAATTGTCCTGCAAGTTAGCGTTTTGTAATGTTGGACAATTAGTTTTCTTTATATATACTTGAAGTCACTTTTAGTGCATACTATAGACAACAGGTTTCAAGTTAACTTAATCTGTGTTAAAGCGTACATACGCCAGTGTATAATATATACTTTCGCTTCACCTTCCACACTTAATATATTTGTCTATTTGCTTTCATGCACTACTTAGTATTTATCGATAGTGAGTACTCTTGCAGCAAGTAAGGGCTTATTTGGTACGTTTCAGCAAATAAACAATAAGTAGATACTAAAGTATCAAAAGTGACCAATATTCCGTTTATATCTGGTAAGTTACAAGTAATTGTCCTGCAAGGTAGTGTTTTGTAATGTTGGacaatttgttttctttatatatgcTTAAAGTCACTTTTAgtgcatactatagttaacaggtTTCTGGTTAACTTAATCTGTGTTAAAGCGTACATACACCAGTGTATAACATATACTTGCACTTCACCTTCCACACTTATTATATTTGTCTATTTGCTTTCATGCACTGCTTAATATGTCAATACACACTGTATGGGATTAGCTGTTATGCTAATGTCAATATGGTTACTCTGTATCAATCTAAATGATAATATCCTTATGTACTCTCCATCTATGTGGCAATCAAAGCCTAAGATTCTATGGTGGATACAATATTAAAGCTCCACTAAGTCAATGGCACCACCCCAAACTCAGAAGACTGGTTCTCTATTCGTGATAAAGTATTAACATTAACGGTCTTTGCAACTTGGATAGATTTAAGATTAAAACAACAACtaatgggaccccatcgtcccacacaacccccctgatgcgtttcgcctgctaaggctttatcaaaggtggcgggccgccgtGGTTCAAAATATTTATTCACTTCTTTACCCGGAAGTCACGCCTCTACCGCAACGTGATTGGTTTCTATGGCTGTCAGTCATATTCAGACAGCCTATTGGGATCAAGTGTTCAGATAGAATTATATAAGGTGGACTTCTTCGCTGGAATCGCGGAATTGTGTGCTTGTACATTATAAAGGTGGACATATATTCTTTcgtacagttaaaaaagttttcgtCTGTTTAGGTATCTTATATCATGAAACGAGATATTATTAACATTATACATTTTTCCCAGTATTTTGGCATTTATTTGTTTCTGTTGAGAATTAAATCATGTAGATTTAAAGTTGTCGTATTATGAATTTTTTGAATTTGTATTTGTTTACTGTCATTCATTGTGAATTATACATGATTCATTTTTcccaatattttaacatttatttatttaagaattaAATCATGTGAGTTTAAAATTGTCTTAATGTGAATTTTTGAATTTGTGTTTGTTTGCTATTGTTatgaattatgtaaaataaattatttgatcTGTTTCTTGTATATTTTTAACATGCTGTAACTCGTTATGAATTATACAGAATAAATTATTCAAattatttgttgtgtatttatttgatcaaataAACTTGAATATGCCCTGATTGCAATGGGtttcaaatatatatgtttattgcacTTCATCAATATGTGCTGACTACTCCTTCATAGCCCATACTTTCCTATACTAATTCCTTGATTGTACTTTCCCCTGAGTAACACAAATTCAGCCCTATCCATGTCCATACTTTGCTGTAATATTTGTATGTTACATACGTGGTCTGTGGTCTCCTCTTTTAATCACATGGTGTTATGACATCATTCTAAGTCGGTGTTCCATATAGTTCATGATGACCAAGTTTGACCAATAATTTGTTTTGATTTTAATCAAGAACTCTAGTTGTGGTTATTTAGCCTGAATAAATTCATACTGATGATCTGTGGTTCTGGCAGGATTTATTGTAACAAATGCCTACTTCTATATATTTATAGCAGTCCTCTTATAGTATCTCACCATACATATCTATGTGTAAGTCAGGTGAATGTGATGGTGATTTGAATCTTCCTGTGTGCTCTTGTGTGAtaaatttacatatgtatgtgtCAGTCTAATTCACTGGTGAGTGTGAATTGTACTTCAATAGTGTGCAAATTTTTGTGTTGTAGTATGCTCCTAGCAAAATTAAATGGTTGTTTTAACGTGATTTTGTGCTAATACTAGTGGCTAATCATATAATTGATCATGTGATGGTAGGTTTATCTCTGTGACCTATCTAATTCCTATACTTTAGTGAATGACAAGTGTATATACAGTTTAATAATCAGATTACAGTGCATTACATAACATAATGAATACATTCATATGACTGTTCTTACCTATTGAATGTAACCTAACACACTATTGGAGAATCCACATGCACAACTGTTCTTACCTATTGAATGTAACCTAACACACTATTGGTGAATCCACATGCCCAACAAACCCTCCTGTGATTCAGGAATTATTATCCAGAATTaatttaattctaatcaaattGCACAATTTGGCAATCTGATATAATTCCAACATACTATGGTAGATAAGTACTATCCATACGGATAGTCCACTTGATACTTACCACTCCATACAGTTTAGACTGGTTGATATAAACTAGTGAGTACTGATAATCAATTTATGCTATAAAGGCCAGATAAATAATCAACAGGTCTCACAGTTCATTTTCATAACTTAGCAACTCATGATAGAgtgatttttaaatgtttgtgttcacccatcttttaaaaaaaattttaataaaaatttcactTGCCTGTACaatcagtctgggcaaagagtgctatacAAGCATAGCATTCAGGTAAATACAAGAAGTGACTTTATTAGGGAAAatacacaacatttatacagaatctgatcttgataacaagccttatctgaccttcatatctcccgccattcccggccctccagacaggctggtgcctgccatagaagccacagtcccacagagaccCAGGACACAGGGATGGTGGTTTTGAGGTGATCCCAGGGGAGTGTAGGCACTTCcaaggtgtcatttgaaagctctcggtcccccaGGTGCCACAGTTCAAAAAGCGATATGATTCGTTACTAGGGACGAGAGTTACAGCCGCGGTAAAGATTGGGGGGTAGGCGTGTCCAAAATCCCCAGTTCCCAAagtagctcccctccggcaattccaccacctcttgtccttcctaggggctaccaatccccaaaagagcggagctctgggacaaagggctgctggagcgaccagggttaaaggGGACCAGGGATCCCAGCTGATGCAGCTGACCGGCAGTTTCAGGAGGTCGGCCGGCCAGAGGGGAGATAGGTCGGTCAGAGGCCAGCTtctttcaagatccagtttacagaCAAAACAAGACAAACAAAAGCTCTCTGGgagatcgcggttgctctgaggatccCAAAACTGCTGAGAAACAAGAGGGGGTAGGGGGGTCGAAGTTTAACCCCTGCAGCGGTGTCCATGACAATTtggtgtaaaataaatgtaaaaatattcatTAATGTCTAGTAAACCACCTTtttaagcattagcaagaagttgGTGAAAGGTGTAGGAGATATTATGTCATTAATAACTAACATTCATCCCATTGTGTTTCTTATCAACAGGTGAATTTATAAACCACAGTAATCCTAGTCATGGTGAAAATACTGATTCTAGTTTCgatcttcaaaatcaaagaagcaaCGTGGGGAATTTATGTTCTAAAAATGGGAAACGTTATATCTGGAATTCAAATCTTTTAAGACATGAGAAAATTCATATAggagagaaaggattttcatgttctgaatgtgggaaatgttttactcagaaatcaaatctgaCTACTCATTATAAAATTCATACAGGagtgaaagcattttcatgttctgaatgtggaaaatgttttactctcaAAGCACATCTTAAGTACCATCAGAAaagtcatacaggagagaaaacatttccatgttctgaatgtggaaaatatTTTGCTTTGAAATCACATCTTAAGGACCATCATAAAATTCATACGGGCGAGAAagctttttcatgttctgaatgtgggaaatgttttgccctGAAATCAACCCTTGTtgtacatcagaaaattcatacaggagtgaaagcattttcatgttctgaatgtgggaattGTTTTGCTCGGAAATCACATCTTGATATGCATAAGAATATTCATGCAGAAGAaaaaccattttcatgttctgaatgtggaaaacgGTTTACTTGGAAATCACATCTTGTTAGACATCAGAAATATCATACAGGGgagaaaacattttcatgttctgaatgtgggatgTGTTTTAGTGAGAAATTGATTCTTGTTATGCATCAGAATGTTCATGCAGGAGAAaaaacattttcatgttctgattgcGGAAAATGTTTTAAatggaaatcaaatcttattacgcatcagaaaactcatactggagagaaagcattttcatgttctgaatgtgggaaatgtttttctTCTAACGCAAGTCTTATTAGACATCGGAAAATTCATTCTTGAGAGAATGCATTTTCATGttttgaatgtgggaaatgttttatcaCCAAAAGAGTTTGTGTTACTCAACAAAAAATGTATACAGGAGGGAAAAGAGGTTTTTGAATGTGGGAAAAGTTTTGATCATAAGTTACATCTTAttgcgcatcagaaaattcatattgGACAAAAAGCATTCTCATGTATGGCCCAGTGTGAACCCCTACATTAACAACATAAGTGCAATAGCCTTCTAAAAGCCCTTGTCTGATTTATGATAGCCACCCCTAGCTGCATAAAAGGCATTGTGatgaaatacaacaacaaaaaatatatattattttacttttaattgctatttttcatttttttttaaaaaaatttaaaaacacactttctCCATTTCTGTTTGCTTTAGAAAGGTTAccctatatatttaaaaatccaTAAATGTGTTGACTATGTCTGAGAAATAAAAACCGGAATCAACTTGTTTATTGAAATTGTAATGAAAATatgatttctttcatacaggtggtgagtgtTCACAATCCATGTGATTATTCAGTGAGAGAGATTCTCAGACCGAGTTgtggcccatttcccctcagagtacagtgatttTTGGAGTGATGTATTTGTAGTATAGGTAGTGGCATATTTCCATATTAATATCagaagagtccatggcttcattcattacttgttggaatacagaacctggccatcaggaggaggcaaagacaccccagccaaaggcttaaatacctcccccacttcctccatcccccaatcattctttgcctttcatcacagtaggatggcagagaagtgttggaagattttggagtagtctcttatgaagtGTAGTactcttcgatatgggactggagttttaagtagtcctgtcagcctctcattgagagcatggatgaaagttagagtccggacatgcagggagagtctttctgcaaaaccattccaactcgtattaacagctccataagcaatcagcattgacgagttttgctgcctgctttctacactcaagtccatgtcaggagcgatgctactacactttTTAAACTTCAGTGTTCCTGTTcaacagcatagattctggtaagatggtttaatttttatacacatatgataacacaagaagacggggtcacagtgtgactcctttatctgtatagaattaaGGGTCAATATCctcggaaggggattattgaacagggggggatttatacatgatttttattgtgttttatgctgcaacatgtgtgagatgaggctctggcaatgtgcgaACAGTCAGGTTCTTTTCCTTTGGGAGATATTTGCATGGCCTAATTTGGTGCGTTTTttcccctagtgcaggggcggtcctgcatggcacttcatgtgaccgggtgtggcatcTTTAAACTCTTTTTTGACTGATGGTTGCAGGAGACGAAACGGTTTCTCTGTGGTTCCaggtcataggagatggtgagtgccccggccattagggtataaaggtgccatttatttttctgtaattcattaacagcgcaagctatggagctGTGTtagtactccctctttaactaaatctaatacctgtgtttat
This genomic stretch from Bombina bombina isolate aBomBom1 chromosome 4, aBomBom1.pri, whole genome shotgun sequence harbors:
- the LOC128657865 gene encoding gastrula zinc finger protein XlCGF26.1-like, with protein sequence MVLKDGTTNCNNPSYGQSTDTSFNNFPNQRSHVGNLSCEFEECFNKKSHLLGHQKIHMEVKAFSCSECGKCFQRKWRLTRHEETHTTKREFSCSQCRKCFLREWDLKRHLKIHTGVRPFSCYECGKCFSRQSHLIAHLNTHTGGEFINHSNPSHGENTDSSFDLQNQRSNVGNLCSKNGKRYIWNSNLLRHEKIHIGEKGFSCSECGKCFTQKSNLTTHYKIHTGVKAFSCSECGKCFTLKAHLKYHQKSHTGEKTFPCSECGKYFALKSHLKDHHKIHTGEKAFSCSECGKCFALKSTLVVHQKIHTGVKAFSCSECGNCFARKSHLDMHKNIHAEEKPFSCSECGKRFTWKSHLVRHQKYHTGEKTFSCSECGMCFSEKLILVMHQNVHAGEKTFSCSDCGKCFKWKSNLITHQKTHTGEKAFSCSECGKCFSSNASLIRHRKIHS